In one Flavobacteriales bacterium genomic region, the following are encoded:
- a CDS encoding SprB repeat-containing protein, which translates to MNRAFLRLITASLAFAPFLANAISVSATLVNPSACGAPTGAIVIQVWGGTPPYTFAWSNGATTSNIYNLLPGNYSVTVTDANSDQATGAWDVGVSILAPAPNAQDGHCSCNGSMSGQVQIIEWGIGGTPPYTYNPPPDGFDPQGDPYFVYFGMPAGTTVAIEVTDANGCAGISYQTILGPMPPGGPSMQVLSTSGSCTGTSGGSVTIGNVSDPQFFLNPSPQLTVLDQAQQFVTSLAQAGSTATINGLAPGNYTVVRDWDPTDYLMAYNCDGNPYDVLAFTIADLGNNCGSLSGSVFIDNSDDCVQDPAEVGVPYQVLAIEPGGLLAITDGDGAFARDLPSGNYTLAQTDPTLVQQCPVAAPVPFTMGTVPIEIHLADSSTVPLDLSAQLQSSAMRPGFAGNYWGWVRNLSPQVSGAVTVTLSIDADLIYTGAAPPPTTVLGNTLTWDLPPFTALQVLPITVNVAVPAGTTLGTPVSTGLSVVNTLNDGNAFNNTATSSTVVTGSYDPNDKTAITSSGWSQELYYIDQDEWIDYLIRFQNTGTDTAFTVVVTDTLSEELDMASFQQGVASHAFHVAFKPGRVVEWTFPNILLPDSNVNEAASHGAVSFRIKPVLPLLAGTTIENIANIYFDFNPPVITEPSVLVAEFSTGVVQRDGGTRLQLFPNPARDAVTISAGKERIVRWMVTASDSRLVLSGSSDGVMAMIDLDGLAPGTYCIHAESGSGTRLQASLIKQ; encoded by the coding sequence ATGAACAGGGCTTTCCTCCGGCTTATCACAGCCTCACTGGCCTTCGCGCCGTTTCTCGCGAACGCGATCAGCGTGAGCGCCACTTTGGTGAACCCTTCCGCCTGCGGTGCGCCCACAGGAGCTATAGTGATCCAGGTTTGGGGCGGCACGCCGCCCTACACGTTCGCATGGAGCAATGGCGCCACCACGTCGAACATCTACAACCTGCTGCCGGGCAACTACTCCGTTACCGTGACGGATGCCAATTCGGATCAGGCCACGGGGGCATGGGATGTTGGTGTTTCCATCTTGGCGCCAGCTCCGAATGCGCAGGATGGCCATTGCAGCTGCAATGGAAGCATGAGCGGGCAGGTGCAGATCATTGAATGGGGCATCGGAGGCACACCGCCGTACACCTACAACCCGCCGCCCGATGGCTTCGATCCGCAAGGTGATCCCTACTTCGTCTACTTCGGGATGCCAGCGGGCACCACGGTGGCCATTGAGGTCACTGACGCGAACGGATGCGCGGGCATCTCCTACCAGACCATCCTTGGGCCGATGCCGCCAGGTGGGCCTTCGATGCAGGTCTTGAGCACCTCCGGTTCCTGTACAGGCACCTCGGGCGGATCGGTGACCATAGGCAACGTGAGCGATCCGCAGTTCTTCCTCAATCCCAGCCCGCAGCTCACGGTCCTCGATCAAGCGCAGCAATTCGTCACCAGCCTTGCGCAAGCCGGCAGCACCGCCACGATCAACGGCCTCGCGCCCGGCAACTATACGGTGGTGCGCGATTGGGATCCGACCGATTACCTGATGGCATACAACTGCGATGGCAATCCGTACGATGTGCTCGCCTTCACCATCGCGGACCTTGGCAACAACTGCGGCAGCCTGAGCGGATCGGTCTTCATCGACAACAGTGATGATTGCGTGCAGGACCCTGCTGAAGTGGGCGTGCCGTACCAGGTGCTCGCCATCGAGCCGGGAGGGCTGTTGGCGATCACCGATGGCGATGGCGCCTTTGCGCGCGATCTTCCCAGCGGCAACTACACGCTCGCGCAGACCGATCCCACGCTGGTGCAGCAATGCCCGGTGGCCGCGCCGGTGCCCTTCACCATGGGGACCGTTCCGATCGAGATCCATCTGGCGGACAGCAGCACCGTGCCTTTGGACCTGAGCGCACAGCTCCAGAGCAGCGCCATGCGGCCCGGCTTCGCAGGCAACTATTGGGGCTGGGTGCGCAACCTCTCTCCACAGGTGAGCGGGGCGGTCACGGTCACCCTCAGCATCGATGCGGACCTGATCTACACGGGCGCCGCACCGCCGCCGACCACCGTCCTGGGCAATACGCTGACCTGGGACCTCCCGCCCTTCACGGCGCTGCAAGTGCTGCCCATTACCGTGAACGTGGCCGTGCCAGCGGGCACTACGCTGGGCACACCGGTCTCCACGGGGCTATCCGTGGTGAACACGCTGAATGACGGCAATGCCTTTAACAATACCGCCACAAGCAGCACGGTCGTTACCGGAAGCTACGACCCCAACGATAAGACGGCGATCACGAGCAGCGGCTGGAGCCAGGAGCTGTACTACATCGATCAGGATGAATGGATCGACTACCTGATCCGCTTCCAGAACACCGGCACCGACACGGCCTTTACGGTGGTGGTCACCGATACGCTGAGCGAGGAGCTCGACATGGCCAGCTTCCAGCAGGGCGTGGCATCGCATGCGTTCCATGTTGCATTCAAGCCCGGCCGCGTGGTGGAATGGACATTCCCCAACATCCTATTGCCTGATAGCAACGTGAATGAAGCGGCGAGCCATGGCGCGGTAAGCTTCCGGATCAAACCGGTCCTGCCACTCCTGGCGGGCACCACCATCGAGAACATCGCCAACATCTACTTCGACTTCAACCCGCCGGTGATCACCGAACCGAGCGTTCTGGTGGCGGAGTTCAGCACGGGGGTGGTGCAGCGCGATGGCGGGACCCGGTTGCAGCTGTTCCCGAATCCTGCGCGCGATGCGGTCACCATCTCCGCAGGGAAGGAGCGGATCGTTCGTTGGATGGTGACGGCCAGCGATTCGCGCCTGGTGCTTTCCGGAAGTTCCGACGGGGTCATGGCCATGATCGATCTGGACGGACTCGCGCCAGGAACGTACTGCATCCATGCCGAGAGCGGTTCCGGAACGCGTCTTCAGGCCAGCCTGATCAAACAATGA
- a CDS encoding T9SS type A sorting domain-containing protein: MSLRTPFLTSLLAPSFAIALNVSIVDQADCLCGNPNGYATASASGGTPPYGYLWSNGATTETAQGLAPGIYTVTVTDAVMDEATAQVTIGEVPSTLYASFSGAGLHGCNGLCNGGRNIGVYPLPPNLTPPVTFWPPLSVDNGGLVGGSYGLYTGLCPGEILQFTVTDGTGCQLVVIDNWTPESSTPSPMSILGVTPACGTLATGSVTIDAGLDATSPFGMIWEVVILNEAMQQVGGSISGLNTAPDQNVATREGLAAGNYFAKRYFSWHPEDCQDLVPFTIPDLGIDCGLLTGTAFVDYDLSCTRQMNEPWVPNAVLEVLPGPYYTATNANGQYNLVLPPGAYTVQQQGNVLSEHCAGAPIPFTITNGASSTVHHPDTALVPLDVSISLSSGAARPGFQFDYALVVWNQTPATSGAATVTFTYDPALTFVSASPTGIVNGNTITWNQAQLFAWQARYFSVRFQVPPDVGLLGYELVATANVSTANSDGDLSNNTATNLRTITGAYDPNDKIAYTSSGNTSVWQINEDDWIDYTIRFQNTGTDTAFNVLITDTLPPTLDPGSIIWGAASHTHSRIIEGQGVLKFHFPNIQLPDSNVNEPLSHGFVGFRIRPRLPLLPGDDIINIANIYFDFNPPVITEPSVLVAEFSTGVEGVRTSGVSIAPNPVDHSLQVRCAGGRIAQLQIHSTDGRRVSAPYDHHLGLVDTSALDPGGYVLTVRLADGTVHHERFIRQ; the protein is encoded by the coding sequence ATGAGCCTTCGCACGCCTTTCCTGACCTCATTGCTTGCACCAAGCTTCGCCATTGCGCTCAACGTCAGCATAGTGGACCAAGCCGACTGCCTCTGTGGCAATCCCAACGGCTATGCCACGGCCTCTGCGTCAGGCGGAACGCCGCCCTATGGTTACCTCTGGAGCAATGGGGCCACCACGGAGACCGCGCAGGGCCTGGCACCGGGCATCTACACGGTGACCGTGACGGATGCCGTGATGGACGAGGCCACCGCACAGGTGACGATCGGCGAAGTGCCGAGCACGCTGTACGCCAGTTTCTCCGGGGCGGGTCTGCACGGATGCAACGGCCTGTGCAATGGCGGGCGCAACATCGGCGTTTACCCTTTGCCCCCGAACCTCACACCTCCGGTCACCTTCTGGCCGCCGCTCAGCGTGGACAACGGTGGCCTGGTCGGCGGGTCCTATGGCCTGTACACAGGCCTGTGCCCAGGCGAGATCCTGCAGTTCACCGTCACCGATGGGACGGGCTGCCAATTGGTGGTGATCGACAATTGGACACCGGAAAGCAGCACCCCTTCGCCCATGAGCATCCTGGGGGTCACACCCGCGTGCGGTACGCTCGCCACAGGCAGCGTCACCATCGATGCCGGTCTGGACGCGACCAGCCCCTTTGGGATGATCTGGGAGGTGGTGATCCTGAACGAGGCCATGCAACAGGTGGGCGGGTCCATCAGTGGACTGAACACCGCACCCGACCAGAACGTGGCCACCCGTGAAGGATTGGCGGCCGGGAACTATTTCGCCAAACGCTACTTCAGTTGGCATCCAGAGGACTGCCAGGACCTCGTGCCCTTCACCATCCCCGACCTGGGCATCGATTGCGGGCTGCTCACCGGTACCGCATTCGTGGATTACGACCTCAGCTGCACCCGGCAAATGAACGAGCCCTGGGTGCCCAATGCGGTGTTGGAGGTGCTGCCCGGTCCCTATTACACGGCCACCAACGCCAACGGCCAGTACAACCTCGTGCTGCCCCCCGGTGCCTATACCGTGCAGCAGCAAGGCAACGTCCTGAGCGAGCATTGTGCGGGTGCGCCCATCCCGTTCACTATCACCAACGGCGCTTCGTCCACAGTCCATCACCCGGACACCGCATTGGTGCCACTGGACGTGAGCATCTCGCTCTCCAGCGGGGCCGCCCGCCCGGGCTTCCAGTTCGACTACGCGCTGGTCGTATGGAACCAGACACCGGCCACCAGCGGTGCGGCCACGGTCACCTTCACCTACGACCCTGCCCTCACGTTCGTCTCGGCATCGCCCACGGGCATTGTGAACGGCAACACCATCACGTGGAACCAGGCGCAGCTCTTCGCTTGGCAGGCCCGGTACTTCTCCGTCCGCTTCCAGGTGCCGCCCGATGTGGGCCTGCTGGGCTACGAACTGGTGGCCACGGCGAATGTGAGCACCGCCAACAGCGACGGCGACCTCTCCAACAACACGGCCACCAATCTGCGCACCATCACCGGTGCGTACGACCCCAACGACAAGATTGCCTACACCAGCAGTGGGAACACCTCGGTCTGGCAGATCAACGAGGATGATTGGATCGACTACACCATCCGATTCCAGAACACGGGCACCGATACCGCATTCAATGTGCTCATCACCGACACCCTGCCCCCCACGCTCGATCCGGGCAGCATCATCTGGGGCGCGGCCTCGCACACCCATTCCCGCATCATCGAAGGACAGGGAGTGCTGAAGTTCCACTTCCCGAACATCCAGCTGCCCGACAGCAACGTGAACGAACCGCTGAGCCACGGCTTCGTGGGCTTCCGCATCCGGCCGCGGCTGCCCCTGCTGCCCGGCGACGATATCATCAATATCGCCAACATCTACTTCGACTTCAACCCGCCGGTGATCACCGAGCCGAGCGTGCTGGTGGCGGAGTTCAGCACGGGGGTGGAAGGCGTTCGTACGTCCGGTGTGAGCATCGCCCCGAATCCGGTCGATCACAGTCTGCAGGTGAGGTGCGCTGGCGGCCGCATCGCTCAGCTTCAGATCCACTCCACGGATGGTCGGCGGGTATCCGCTCCGTACGACCACCACCTGGGTTTGGTCGATACCAGCGCGCTGGATCCGGGTGGCTATGTTCTTACGGTGCGCTTAGCCGACGGCACGGTCCATCACGAACGATTCATCCGGCAATGA
- a CDS encoding T9SS type A sorting domain-containing protein: protein MMRTSLFLALGLCITSSVVALDVQVNVYAASCSSGMGYAVATASGGTPPYTYNWSDGSTGPEASLPPGQGYTITVTDNAGATGSQTFDVQQASGCCSFQDIYFAGLEPCQGECNGGFRIYLPLVVGGYTFSTTPPMQVQESFPSSGQQVEYFTLFVFTGACPGQSVSLSLSNDCGSASTEVTIPAALVDPTVDVLQITGSCTNSSNGYLSGVMNYSGAGLTAGWNMQAVDDVGATVPSQPMNFGGFPPIPVELFGLHPGNWVMRFTSQESFGSIQSPCVVDIPFTITDLGSDCGALSGRAYVDANENCVQGSGEPNLRQTVVVAQPGDHHALTNASGQYTMSLPYGTYTVTTASAVYQEHCGVSATPFTLSAGQPNLVRNLADTSLVGLDVMVGLGSGPARPGFPMTMGMEVRNLTGVLPGTTTVTLTYDPVLAFVSANPAPTSVNGNTLTWTSANLGALQDWDYVVNFTVPPDVGLLGTFLASTATVSVSNPEANLTNNSYTDLILVTGSYDPNDKTALTSSRQSTEQYVLGTDEWIDYTIRFQNTGTDTAFFVVITDTLPPTLDPATFLPMAASHPHAVSLSGQGILRWNFPTILLPDSNTNEPRSHGFVTFRIRPKQPVLPGTAIENIANIYFDFNPPVITEPSVLVAEFSTGAGEGGTEGGMLLYPNPAERLLNIDVPGAEGPLQIEAHALDGRLVASTRSQGLRCSLTVGHLSAGLYSLQVTSADGRTTNRLFIKQ from the coding sequence ATGATGAGGACCTCCTTGTTCCTTGCTCTGGGTCTGTGCATCACGTCAAGTGTAGTGGCTTTGGATGTGCAGGTGAACGTGTACGCAGCCAGTTGCAGCAGCGGCATGGGATACGCTGTCGCCACGGCCAGCGGCGGTACACCGCCTTATACGTACAACTGGAGCGATGGCAGCACCGGTCCCGAAGCATCGTTGCCTCCGGGCCAGGGCTACACCATCACCGTGACCGACAACGCCGGTGCCACCGGGTCACAGACCTTTGATGTCCAACAGGCTTCCGGTTGTTGCTCCTTCCAGGACATCTATTTCGCCGGTTTGGAGCCGTGCCAGGGTGAATGCAACGGAGGCTTTCGGATCTACCTGCCGCTTGTGGTGGGGGGCTATACCTTCAGTACCACTCCGCCCATGCAAGTGCAGGAGTCTTTTCCGTCATCAGGCCAGCAGGTGGAGTATTTCACCTTGTTCGTGTTTACCGGCGCCTGCCCGGGCCAAAGCGTCAGCCTCTCCTTGAGCAATGATTGCGGTTCAGCTTCGACCGAAGTGACCATTCCTGCCGCCTTGGTGGACCCTACGGTGGACGTACTGCAGATCACCGGCAGCTGCACGAATTCTAGCAATGGATACCTGTCTGGCGTCATGAATTATTCGGGGGCCGGCCTGACCGCAGGGTGGAACATGCAGGCGGTGGATGACGTGGGGGCCACTGTGCCCAGCCAGCCGATGAACTTCGGCGGTTTCCCACCCATTCCTGTTGAGCTCTTCGGACTGCATCCGGGCAACTGGGTGATGCGCTTCACCAGCCAGGAGAGCTTTGGCTCCATCCAATCGCCGTGTGTGGTGGACATCCCCTTCACGATCACCGATCTCGGTTCCGACTGTGGCGCGCTCTCGGGAAGGGCTTATGTGGATGCCAACGAGAATTGCGTCCAAGGCTCCGGAGAGCCCAACCTTCGGCAGACGGTCGTGGTGGCCCAGCCCGGCGATCACCATGCCCTCACGAACGCGTCCGGACAATACACCATGAGCTTGCCGTATGGGACCTACACCGTCACCACCGCCAGTGCGGTGTACCAGGAGCACTGCGGTGTGAGCGCCACGCCCTTCACCCTGAGCGCTGGACAACCCAACCTGGTACGAAACCTCGCCGACACGAGCCTGGTGGGGCTGGATGTGATGGTCGGCCTGGGGAGCGGACCGGCGCGTCCCGGGTTCCCCATGACCATGGGCATGGAGGTCCGCAACCTCACCGGTGTGCTGCCCGGGACCACCACGGTGACGCTCACCTACGATCCCGTTCTGGCGTTTGTAAGCGCCAACCCCGCACCGACCTCAGTGAATGGCAATACGCTCACCTGGACAAGCGCGAACCTGGGGGCGTTGCAGGACTGGGACTACGTCGTGAACTTCACGGTGCCGCCCGATGTGGGTCTCCTGGGCACCTTCCTCGCCAGTACGGCGACCGTGAGTGTCTCGAACCCGGAAGCCAACCTCACGAACAACAGTTACACCGACCTGATCCTGGTGACCGGTTCCTATGACCCGAACGACAAGACCGCGCTGACCAGTTCGCGTCAGAGCACGGAGCAGTATGTCCTCGGCACCGATGAGTGGATCGACTACACCATCCGCTTCCAGAACACCGGCACCGACACGGCCTTCTTCGTGGTGATCACCGATACGCTGCCCCCCACGCTGGACCCCGCCACCTTCCTGCCCATGGCCGCTTCCCATCCGCATGCCGTTTCGCTTTCGGGCCAGGGCATCCTGCGGTGGAACTTCCCCACCATCCTGCTGCCCGACAGCAATACGAACGAACCGCGCAGCCACGGCTTCGTCACCTTCCGCATCCGGCCCAAACAACCCGTGCTGCCCGGCACCGCCATCGAGAACATCGCCAACATCTACTTCGACTTCAACCCGCCGGTGATCACCGAGCCGAGCGTGCTGGTGGCGGAGTTCAGTACGGGGGCGGGGGAAGGAGGCACTGAAGGTGGAATGCTGCTCTACCCGAACCCGGCCGAGCGGCTGCTGAATATCGATGTGCCCGGAGCGGAGGGGCCGTTGCAGATCGAAGCGCACGCCCTCGACGGCAGGCTGGTGGCTTCGACCCGATCGCAGGGGCTCCGCTGCTCTCTGACAGTGGGGCACCTTTCAGCCGGGCTATACAGTCTGCAGGTCACTAGCGCTGATGGTCGCACGACCAACCGCCTCTTCATCAAACAGTGA
- a CDS encoding valine--tRNA ligase, giving the protein MEIPKRYEPQQAEGKWYQHWMEKGYFRSVPDGREPYTVVIPPPNVTGVLHMGHMLNNTIQDVLVRRARMLGKNACWVPGTDHASIATEAKVVRLLGEQGIKKSAIGREKFLEHAFAWKEKYGGVILEQLKKLGASCDWDRTRFTMEPDLSDAVIDVFIDLHRKGLVYRGLRMVNWDPVALTAVSDEEVIYKEVNSKLYHVRYKVEGTADEWVTIATTRPETILGDTAVAVHPEDERYARLKGKRVLVPLIERSIPVIFDAYVEREFGTGALKVTPAHDVNDHELGKKHDLETIDILEPNGTLSAAAQLYVGEDRFVVRKKIAKELEEKGHLVKTEDIVNKVGTSERTDAVIEPRLSLQWFVKMGELAKPALEVVKDGRVKLHPQKFVNTYTYWMENVRDWCISRQLWWGQQIPAWYNEAGDVAVCRTEQEAIDQFTKAGQSTNGIKQDEDVVDTWFSSWLWPISVFDGFKDPDNADIKYYYPTNDLVTAPEILFFWVARMIMAGMEYRGEIPFKNVYLTGIVRDKLGRKMSKSLGNSPDPLDLIAKYGADGVRTGMLFSSPAGNDLPFDESLCEQGRNFSNKIWNAFRLVKGWTVAQQEQPAGNAAAVAWMRSRVVRTTAELDGLYDQFRISEALMTTYKLIWDELCSWYLESIKPAFVDGVAQPIDAATYEATIGLFEDVLKLLHPYMPFLTEELWHHLRERKAGEDIIIAAWPKGGAGDAELEAEVQHAFDLVSAVRNTRNERGMSPKEALDLQVKGSAPLRAAVASLVNKLANVGAIHGVEKASEGSVTFLVGTTEYAIDLGSNVDAAAEAKKAEEELNYLRGFLASVDKKLSNERFVSGAPPQVLENERKKKADAEAKIKALEERLAVLK; this is encoded by the coding sequence ATGGAGATCCCCAAGCGATACGAGCCGCAGCAGGCCGAAGGCAAGTGGTACCAGCATTGGATGGAGAAGGGCTACTTCCGCAGCGTGCCCGACGGCCGCGAGCCCTACACCGTGGTGATCCCGCCGCCCAACGTCACCGGCGTGCTGCACATGGGGCACATGCTCAACAACACCATCCAGGACGTGCTGGTGCGCCGCGCCCGCATGCTGGGGAAGAACGCCTGCTGGGTGCCGGGCACCGACCATGCGAGCATCGCCACCGAGGCGAAGGTGGTGCGGCTGCTCGGCGAGCAGGGCATCAAGAAGAGCGCGATCGGCCGCGAGAAGTTCCTGGAGCACGCCTTCGCGTGGAAGGAGAAGTACGGCGGCGTGATCCTGGAGCAGTTGAAGAAGCTCGGCGCCAGCTGCGACTGGGACCGCACGCGCTTCACCATGGAGCCCGACCTCAGCGACGCGGTGATCGACGTGTTCATCGACCTGCACAGGAAGGGCCTCGTGTACCGCGGCCTGCGGATGGTGAACTGGGACCCGGTGGCGTTGACGGCCGTGAGCGACGAGGAGGTGATCTACAAAGAGGTCAACTCCAAGCTCTACCATGTGCGATACAAGGTGGAAGGCACCGCGGACGAGTGGGTAACCATCGCCACCACGCGCCCGGAGACCATCCTCGGCGATACGGCCGTGGCCGTGCACCCCGAAGACGAGCGCTATGCGCGCCTCAAGGGCAAGCGCGTGCTCGTGCCGCTGATCGAACGCAGCATCCCCGTGATCTTCGATGCGTACGTGGAGCGCGAGTTCGGCACCGGGGCCTTGAAGGTGACGCCCGCGCACGACGTGAACGACCACGAGCTGGGCAAGAAGCACGACCTGGAGACCATCGACATCCTGGAACCCAACGGCACGCTGAGCGCCGCCGCGCAGCTCTACGTGGGCGAGGACCGCTTCGTGGTGCGCAAGAAGATCGCGAAGGAACTGGAGGAGAAGGGGCACCTCGTGAAGACCGAGGACATCGTGAACAAGGTGGGCACCAGCGAGCGCACCGATGCCGTGATCGAGCCGCGCCTGAGCCTGCAGTGGTTCGTGAAGATGGGCGAGCTCGCCAAGCCCGCGCTGGAAGTGGTGAAGGACGGCCGCGTGAAGCTGCACCCGCAGAAGTTCGTGAACACCTACACCTACTGGATGGAGAACGTGCGCGACTGGTGCATCAGCCGCCAGTTGTGGTGGGGCCAGCAGATCCCGGCGTGGTACAACGAGGCCGGTGATGTGGCCGTGTGCCGCACCGAACAGGAGGCCATTGACCAGTTCACCAAGGCAGGGCAAAGCACCAACGGGATCAAGCAGGACGAGGACGTGGTGGACACCTGGTTCAGCAGCTGGCTCTGGCCCATCAGCGTGTTCGACGGCTTCAAGGACCCGGACAACGCCGACATCAAGTACTACTACCCCACCAACGACCTGGTGACCGCGCCGGAGATCCTCTTCTTCTGGGTGGCGCGCATGATCATGGCGGGCATGGAGTACCGCGGCGAGATCCCCTTCAAGAACGTGTACCTCACGGGCATCGTGCGCGACAAGCTCGGCCGGAAGATGAGCAAGAGCCTGGGCAATAGCCCCGACCCGCTCGACCTCATCGCCAAGTACGGCGCTGACGGCGTGCGCACCGGCATGCTCTTCTCCTCACCGGCCGGTAACGACCTGCCCTTCGACGAGAGCCTCTGCGAGCAGGGCCGCAACTTCAGCAACAAGATCTGGAACGCCTTCCGCCTGGTGAAGGGCTGGACGGTAGCTCAGCAGGAACAACCCGCAGGCAATGCGGCGGCCGTGGCCTGGATGCGCAGCCGCGTGGTGCGCACCACCGCCGAGCTCGATGGCCTGTACGACCAGTTCCGCATCAGCGAGGCGCTGATGACCACCTACAAGCTGATCTGGGACGAGCTCTGCAGCTGGTACCTCGAGAGCATCAAGCCCGCCTTCGTGGACGGCGTGGCGCAGCCGATCGATGCGGCGACCTACGAGGCCACCATCGGTCTCTTCGAGGATGTGCTGAAGCTGCTGCACCCCTACATGCCCTTCCTCACCGAGGAGCTGTGGCACCACCTGCGCGAGCGCAAGGCGGGCGAGGACATCATCATCGCGGCATGGCCGAAGGGCGGTGCAGGCGACGCGGAGCTGGAGGCCGAGGTGCAGCATGCCTTCGACCTGGTGAGCGCCGTGCGTAACACCCGCAATGAGCGCGGCATGAGCCCCAAGGAAGCGTTGGACCTTCAGGTGAAGGGCTCCGCCCCGCTGCGGGCCGCTGTTGCATCCCTGGTGAACAAGCTCGCCAACGTGGGTGCCATCCACGGGGTGGAGAAAGCCAGTGAGGGCAGTGTCACTTTCCTGGTCGGCACAACCGAGTACGCCATCGACCTGGGCAGCAACGTGGACGCCGCCGCCGAGGCGAAGAAGGCCGAGGAGGAGCTCAACTACCTGCGCGGCTTCCTGGCCAGCGTGGACAAGAAGCTCAGCAACGAGCGCTTCGTGAGCGGCGCGCCGCCGCAGGTGCTGGAGAACGAGCGCAAGAAGAAGGCGGATGCGGAGGCGAAGATCAAGGCGCTGGAGGAGCGGCTGGCGGTGCTGAAGTAG
- a CDS encoding DUF1573 domain-containing protein, producing the protein MNKLLLSLGFGLAVLTAAAQTTAKPVGGSGPMISVDKESHDYGTIPQGANGTCEFTVTNTGDAPLIITQCQGSCGCTVPKCDTTPIKPGEKSTITVKYDTNRVGPINKSVTITSNATNAPSKIVTIKGTVEAAASTPTSPVKEASPMAPVEKH; encoded by the coding sequence ATGAACAAGCTTCTCCTCTCCCTCGGTTTCGGCCTGGCCGTGCTCACGGCTGCCGCTCAGACCACCGCCAAGCCCGTGGGCGGCTCCGGCCCCATGATCAGCGTGGACAAGGAATCGCACGACTACGGCACCATCCCGCAGGGCGCCAACGGCACCTGCGAGTTCACGGTGACCAACACCGGCGATGCCCCCCTGATCATCACCCAGTGCCAGGGCAGCTGCGGCTGCACCGTGCCCAAGTGCGACACCACCCCCATCAAGCCCGGTGAGAAGAGCACCATCACGGTGAAGTACGACACCAACCGCGTGGGCCCCATCAACAAGAGCGTCACCATCACCAGCAACGCCACCAACGCCCCCAGCAAGATCGTCACGATCAAGGGCACCGTGGAGGCCGCTGCCTCCACCCCCACCTCGCCGGTGAAGGAGGCCAGCCCGATGGCCCCGGTGGAGAAGCACTAA
- a CDS encoding DUF1573 domain-containing protein encodes MKKLLLPFVLLLATATAHAQVEGKPVGGTGPMISVDKDVHDYGTIAQGANGECTFTVTNTGDAPLIITNCKGSCGCTVPKCDTEPIKPGGKSAITVRYDTKRTGPINKSVTITSNATNAPDKVVRIKGMVEGSAAAPATN; translated from the coding sequence ATGAAGAAGCTCCTGCTCCCCTTCGTCCTGCTGCTCGCCACCGCCACGGCCCACGCCCAGGTGGAAGGCAAGCCCGTGGGCGGAACCGGCCCCATGATCAGCGTGGACAAGGACGTGCACGACTACGGCACCATCGCCCAGGGCGCCAACGGCGAATGCACCTTCACGGTGACCAACACCGGCGATGCGCCCCTGATCATCACCAACTGCAAGGGCAGCTGCGGCTGCACGGTGCCCAAGTGCGACACCGAGCCCATCAAGCCCGGCGGCAAGAGCGCCATCACCGTGCGCTACGACACCAAGCGCACCGGCCCCATCAACAAGAGCGTCACCATCACCAGCAACGCCACCAACGCACCGGACAAGGTGGTGCGCATCAAGGGCATGGTGGAGGGCTCCGCGGCCGCGCCCGCAACGAACTGA